One Tachysurus fulvidraco isolate hzauxx_2018 chromosome 2, HZAU_PFXX_2.0, whole genome shotgun sequence DNA segment encodes these proteins:
- the LOC113650759 gene encoding LOW QUALITY PROTEIN: dynein light chain Tctex-type protein 2B (The sequence of the model RefSeq protein was modified relative to this genomic sequence to represent the inferred CDS: deleted 2 bases in 1 codon), whose amino-acid sequence MMHVYYTLSYNVVWECSLMVSNGETFKPAASKKKGGISKQTAKKETPSLSTRPQQAEDVVKEHLMLHQPVLDQRFPSSLVHLLMKHLVDERLTAMEYSPACSAVATKLSTSIKDAAKSLSSGRYKLISHVAIGQLCNSAISCSSHSIWSADTDTFTEYLFKNQHLFALCVLFVVYQE is encoded by the exons ATGATGCATGTATATTATACACTGTCTTATAATGTTGTGTGGGAATGCAGTCTAATGGTTTCTAATGGAGAGACCTTTAAGCCTGctgcatctaaaaaaaaaggg gggatCTCCAAACAAACAGCGAAGAAAGAGACACCAAGCCTCAGCACAAGACCTCAACAGGCAGAG GATGTTGTGAAGGAGCACCTCATGCTCCACCAGCCTGTCTTAGATCAACGCTTCCCCAGCAGTCTGGTGCACTTGCTGATGAAGCACCTGGTGGATGAAAGGCTCACTGCCATGGAGTACAGCCCGGCATGCTCAGCTGTAGCCACCAAGCTGTCCACTTCCATTAAGGATGCGGCTAAAAGCCTTTCCAGTGGACGCTATAAACTCATTTCCCATGTGGCCATTGGGCAGCTGTGTAACTCTGCCATTTCCTGCTCAAGCCACAGCATCTGGAGTGCAGACACAGACACCTTCACAGAGTACCTGTTCAAAAACCAGCATCTATTCGCACTGTGTGTTCTCTTTGTCGTGTACCAAGAGTAG
- the dbt gene encoding lipoamide acyltransferase component of branched-chain alpha-keto acid dehydrogenase complex, mitochondrial isoform X1, whose product MAALITVRGSFAFMRRLVSVQQLHKCCYSKLQTLSVPHTHHVYSRNALFQHRRLFRTGYAAAGQILQFKLSDIGEGIMEVTVKEWYVKEGDRVSQFDSICEVQSDKASVTITSRYDGVIRKLYYDVDSIALVGKPLIDIETNGGHAVAPEEDVMETPALSQEEHTHQEIKGHKTQATPAVRRIAMENNIKLSEVVGTGKDGRILKEDILNFISKQTGAILPPSPFQEIQPPPPTPPPSAKLKEKKPLSIPTPVIPRPVFTGKDRTEPLKGFHKAMVKTMTAALKIPHFGYKDEVDISRLVRLRSELKDVVEPRGVKLSYMPFFIKAASLALHHFPILNASVDEACQNITYKAAHNIGLAMDTPQGLLVPNIKNVQMLSLFEIATELNRLQALGVTGQLGTTDLTGGTFTLSNIGSIGGTYAKPVILPPEVAIGALGKIQILPRFNSKDEVVKAHIMYVSWSADHRIIDGATMCRFSNLWRSYLENPASMVLDLK is encoded by the exons ATGGCGGCGCTCATTACTGTGAGGGGTTCATTCGCTTTTATGAGACGCTTG GTTTCTGTTCAGCAACTGCACAAGTGTTGTTACTCCAAACTTCAGACACTttctgtaccacacacacaccatgtttacTCTAGAAACGCTTTGTTTCAGCACAGAAGGTTGTTTCGCACTGGCTATG CTGCAGCAGGACAAATATTGCAGTTCAAGCTGTCAGATATTGGGGAGGGAATTATGGAGGTGACTGTAAAAGAATG GTATGTAAAGGAAGGTGACCGTGTGTCCCAGTTTGACAGCATTTGTGAAGTACAAAGTGACAAAGCATCTGTTACAATCACCAGTCGCTACGATGGAGTCATCCGCAAACTCTATTACGATGTTGATTCTATTGCGTTAGTGGGCAAGCCTTTAATTGATATCGAAACTAATGGAGGACACG CTGTTGCCCCAGAGGAGGATGTAATGGAAACACCAGCTCTATCGCAGGAAGAACACACTCACCAGGAAATTAAAGGCCACAAGACACAGGCCACACCTGCAGTGCGACGCATAGCCATGGAAAACAAT ATCAAGCTGAGTGAAGTTGTTGGGACCGGAAAGGACGGACGGATTCTCAAAGAAGACATTTTGAACTTCATATCCAAGCAGACCGGAGCCATCCTACCCCCTAGCCCCTTCCAGGAGATCCAGCCTCCTCCTCCCACACCTCCTCCATCTGCCAAGCTCAAAGAGAAGAAACCGCTGAGCATCCCTACACCTGTCATCCCGAGGCCGGTGTTTACAGGCAAAGACCGCACTGAACCACTTAAAG GTTTTCACAAGGCCATGGTGAAGACAATGACGGCAGCTCTTAAGATCCCGCACTTCGGCTATAAGGATGAAGTGGACATCAGCCGGCTGGTGCGTCTTCGCTCTGAGCTGAAGGACGTGGTGGAGCCCCGCGGGGTGAAGCTTAGCTACATGCCATTCTTCATCAAG GCAGCATCACTTGCTCTTCACCATTTCCCAATCCTGAATGCCTCTGTGGATGAAGCATGCCAGAATATCACTTACAAG GCTGCACACAACATTGGTCTGGCCATGGATACACCACAGGGTCTGCTGGTGCCCAACATAAAGAATGTACAGATGCTTAGTCTGTTTGAAATTGCCACAGAGCTCAATCGACTGCAGGCTTTAGGTGTAACCGGGCAGCTTGGCACAACTGACCTCACCGGGGGAACATTTACTCTCTCCAACATTGGCTCA ATTGGGGGTACTTATGCAAAGCCAGTGATTCTGCCACCTGAGGTTGCGATCGGTGCTCTTGGGAAAATTCAG ATTTTACCCCGCTTTAACTCCAAGGACGAGGTTGTGAAAGCACACATCATGTATGTGAGCTGGTCTGCAGATCACAGAATCATTGACGGAGCCACAATGTGTCGTTTCTCCAACCTGTGGAGGTCTTATCTGGAGAACCCAGCCTCTATGGTGCTGGACCTGAAGTAG
- the dbt gene encoding lipoamide acyltransferase component of branched-chain alpha-keto acid dehydrogenase complex, mitochondrial isoform X2 — protein sequence MEVTVKEWYVKEGDRVSQFDSICEVQSDKASVTITSRYDGVIRKLYYDVDSIALVGKPLIDIETNGGHAVAPEEDVMETPALSQEEHTHQEIKGHKTQATPAVRRIAMENNIKLSEVVGTGKDGRILKEDILNFISKQTGAILPPSPFQEIQPPPPTPPPSAKLKEKKPLSIPTPVIPRPVFTGKDRTEPLKGFHKAMVKTMTAALKIPHFGYKDEVDISRLVRLRSELKDVVEPRGVKLSYMPFFIKAASLALHHFPILNASVDEACQNITYKAAHNIGLAMDTPQGLLVPNIKNVQMLSLFEIATELNRLQALGVTGQLGTTDLTGGTFTLSNIGSIGGTYAKPVILPPEVAIGALGKIQILPRFNSKDEVVKAHIMYVSWSADHRIIDGATMCRFSNLWRSYLENPASMVLDLK from the exons ATGGAGGTGACTGTAAAAGAATG GTATGTAAAGGAAGGTGACCGTGTGTCCCAGTTTGACAGCATTTGTGAAGTACAAAGTGACAAAGCATCTGTTACAATCACCAGTCGCTACGATGGAGTCATCCGCAAACTCTATTACGATGTTGATTCTATTGCGTTAGTGGGCAAGCCTTTAATTGATATCGAAACTAATGGAGGACACG CTGTTGCCCCAGAGGAGGATGTAATGGAAACACCAGCTCTATCGCAGGAAGAACACACTCACCAGGAAATTAAAGGCCACAAGACACAGGCCACACCTGCAGTGCGACGCATAGCCATGGAAAACAAT ATCAAGCTGAGTGAAGTTGTTGGGACCGGAAAGGACGGACGGATTCTCAAAGAAGACATTTTGAACTTCATATCCAAGCAGACCGGAGCCATCCTACCCCCTAGCCCCTTCCAGGAGATCCAGCCTCCTCCTCCCACACCTCCTCCATCTGCCAAGCTCAAAGAGAAGAAACCGCTGAGCATCCCTACACCTGTCATCCCGAGGCCGGTGTTTACAGGCAAAGACCGCACTGAACCACTTAAAG GTTTTCACAAGGCCATGGTGAAGACAATGACGGCAGCTCTTAAGATCCCGCACTTCGGCTATAAGGATGAAGTGGACATCAGCCGGCTGGTGCGTCTTCGCTCTGAGCTGAAGGACGTGGTGGAGCCCCGCGGGGTGAAGCTTAGCTACATGCCATTCTTCATCAAG GCAGCATCACTTGCTCTTCACCATTTCCCAATCCTGAATGCCTCTGTGGATGAAGCATGCCAGAATATCACTTACAAG GCTGCACACAACATTGGTCTGGCCATGGATACACCACAGGGTCTGCTGGTGCCCAACATAAAGAATGTACAGATGCTTAGTCTGTTTGAAATTGCCACAGAGCTCAATCGACTGCAGGCTTTAGGTGTAACCGGGCAGCTTGGCACAACTGACCTCACCGGGGGAACATTTACTCTCTCCAACATTGGCTCA ATTGGGGGTACTTATGCAAAGCCAGTGATTCTGCCACCTGAGGTTGCGATCGGTGCTCTTGGGAAAATTCAG ATTTTACCCCGCTTTAACTCCAAGGACGAGGTTGTGAAAGCACACATCATGTATGTGAGCTGGTCTGCAGATCACAGAATCATTGACGGAGCCACAATGTGTCGTTTCTCCAACCTGTGGAGGTCTTATCTGGAGAACCCAGCCTCTATGGTGCTGGACCTGAAGTAG
- the trmt13 gene encoding tRNA:m(4)X modification enzyme TRM13 homolog yields the protein MAAATSDGVSAPLPGRCGFYVVKKKRYCKMVVGKGKTFCGEHGNADSESERKRIPCPLDPKHTVFEDSLAKHLKKCNSKEKPKPVYYVKDINAGSVTEEEIAIDEVSIAERSKEELYHLIQKLKTAVKGLNTEPDTSLLSHPALNEALNDPKNGNFAFKHLKQQASILGNMEALELLGPERCYVEFGAGKGKLSHWIHVALQEAENVHFLLVERSSTRFKVDGKHKSTDSTFDRLQVDIQHLDLSRVPFLQEKQLPVIAVGKHLCGAATDLALRCLFERSTKDKDIEPPTKRIKLQEGGEDVMQGSEGSEEVVVSGLTIALCCHHRCEWRHYVGKDFFRERGLGATEFSAFQRMSSWATCGMSRVKSSLNPEKSSQEIKDEEEEGEEVEHEGSSESFPDHLNNAISAEERERIGRLCKMLIDHGRLHYLQQRGFKPSLRFYTSLDVSLENVLLTALPS from the exons ATGGCGGCTGCCACTTCAGACGGAGTTTCAGCTCCTTTACCTGGAAGATGCGGTTTTTACGTGGTGAAAAAGAAACGTTATTGCAAAATGGTAGTTGGAAAAGGGAAAACGTTTTGCGGTGAACACGGAAATGCG gattcagagagcgagagaaaacgGATCCCCTGCCCTCTGGACCCAAAGCA CACTGTGTTTGAGGACAGTTTGGCAAAACACCTAAAAAAGTGTAATTCGAAGGAAAAGCCCAAACCT GTCTATTATGTGAAAGACATCAATGCTGGGTCTGTAACCGAAGAGGAAATTGCCATAGATGAG GTGTCCATTGCTGAGCGATCTAAAGAGGAGCTTTATCATCTTATACAGAAATTGAAGACTGCAGTGAAAG gATTAAACACGGAGCCTGACACTAGCCTTCTCTCTCATCCGGCTTTAAACGAAGCTCTTAATGATCCCAAGAATGGGAACTTTGCTTTTAAACACCTTAAGCAGCAG GCCTCGATCTTGGGGAATATGGAGGCCCTGGAGCTGCTTGGGCCAGAGAGGTGTTATGTGGAGTTTGGTGCTGGAAAAGGTAAACTTTCCCACTGGATTCATGTTGCCCTTCAGGAAGCAGAAAATGTCCACTTCCTGTTAGTGGAGAGATCCAGTACTCGCTTTAAG GTAGATGGCAAACACAAAAGCACAGACTCAACCTTCGACAGGCTGCAGGTTGACATTCAGCACCTTGacttaa GCAGAGTTCCGTTTTTACAAGAAAAGCAACTTCCTGTAATTGCAGTGGGCAAACACCTATGTGGCGCAGCAACAG ATTTGGCTCTGCGGTGTTTATTTGAGCGCAGTacaaaagacaaagacattGAACCTCCCACTAAACGTATAAAACTTCAGGAAGGAGGTGAGGACGTGATGCAGGGTTCTGAAGGCAGTGAGGAGGTTGTAGTATCGGGGCTCACTATTGCACTCTGCTGCCATCATCGCTGTGAATGGAGGCATTATGTTGGAAAGGACTTTTTCAGAGAACGAGGTCTTGGAGCCACAGAGTTTTCTGCTTTCCAGCGCATGTCCAGCTGGGCTACATGTGGCATGAGCAGAGTCAAATCCTCCTTAAATCCTGAGAAATCCTCACAAGAGATCaaggatgaagaagaagaaggagaagaggtTGAACATGAAGGGAGTTCTGAAAGCTTTCCTGATCATCTCAACAA TGCCATTTCAGCAGAGGAGCGTGAACGTATCGGACGCCTGTGCAAGATGCTGATCGACCACGGCAGGCTGCATTACCTCCAGCAGCGAGGCTTCAAACCCAGCCTCAGGTTTTACACCAGTTTGGACGTGTCTTTAGAGAATGTGCTTCTGACTGCACTTCCcagctaa
- the lrrc39 gene encoding leucine-rich repeat-containing protein 39 isoform X1, producing the protein MRAHSVFSSTKVTGTYRLKERPSVRRVIMTGVTVCFGAVNSIKALWETRIKKNKEELKKDKEQRERVAVGRLTGTWEDRITLAKLKEKTVTEDGRIILRIENEEWKTLPAALVQLSQIQEWQLHRTGLQKIPRFISSFQSLIVLDLSRNAIAEIPKEIGKLTRLRELLVSYNRLNCIPEELCSCECLERLELAMNRDLDELPQQLSNLKKLHHLDLSMNQFSTIPECVVNLPALEWLDMGGNSLESLPDNIHRMEKLHTLWLQRNYLEYLPDNISRMHNLDTLVLSKNKLRDIPSLMEGMTNLRFVNFRDNPLTYDVTLPDVKEEVAEEENDREMFGKEFMHHYIHEARRRGSQTYTSVLNVKLEGLIEEVA; encoded by the exons ATGAGAGCG CACAGTGTTTTTTCCTCCACCAAAGTCACTGGGACATACAGGTTAAAAGAGAGGCCGAGCGTGCGGAGGGTCATCATGACAGGCGtgactgtgtgttttggggCGGTGAACTCGATCAAAGCTTTATGGGAAACCAGGATAAAGAAGAACAAGGAGGAGCTGAAGAAAGATAAAgagcagagggagagagtggCTGTCGGAAG GTTGACAGGGACATGGGAGGATCGGATCACCTTGgccaaattaaaggaaaaaactgTGACTGAGGATGGGAGGATCATTCTACGCATTGAAAATGAAGAGTGGAAG ACTCTTCCTGCAGCGCTGGTCCAGCTCTCTCAGATTCAGGAATGGCAGCTTCACCGAACAGGGCTTCAGAAGATCCCACGCTTCATCTCTAGCTTTCAGAGCCTTATCGTTCTCGACCTGTCCCGCAACGCAATCGCAGAAATTCCTAAAGAAATTG GTAAGTTAACACGGTTACGAGAGCTGCTTGTGAGTTACAACAGACTGAACTGTATACCCGAGGAGTTATGCAGCTGTGAATGTTTGGAGCGACTAGAACTGGCAATGAACCGGGATCTGGATGAGCTTCCACAACAG CTCAGCAATCTGAAGAAACTCCACCACTTGGACCTCTCAATGAATCAATTCAGCACAATCCCTGAGTGTGTAGTGAATCTTCCTGCTCTCGAGTGGTTGGACATGGGTGGGAACAGTTTGGAGAGCCTACCAGATAACATCCACAG AATGGAGAAGTTGCACACACTGTGGCTCCAGAGAAATTATCTGGAGTATCTGCCGGACAACATCAGCCGTATGCACAATCTGGACACGCTGGTGCTCAGCAAGAACAAGCTGAGAGACATTCCTTCACTGATGGAGGGCATGACAAACCTTAG GTTTGTAAATTTCAGAGACAACCCTCTGACGTATGACGTGACTCTACCTGACGTAAAAGAGGAGGTAGCAGAGGAGGAGAATGACCGAGAGATGTTCGGCAAAGAATTCATGCACCATTACATCCATGAAGCCCGCAGAAGAG GATCCCAGACTTATACATCAGTGCTAAATGTGAAGCTGGAGGGTTTGATAGAGGAAGTGGCATGA
- the lrrc39 gene encoding leucine-rich repeat-containing protein 39 isoform X2, whose protein sequence is MTGVTVCFGAVNSIKALWETRIKKNKEELKKDKEQRERVAVGRLTGTWEDRITLAKLKEKTVTEDGRIILRIENEEWKTLPAALVQLSQIQEWQLHRTGLQKIPRFISSFQSLIVLDLSRNAIAEIPKEIGKLTRLRELLVSYNRLNCIPEELCSCECLERLELAMNRDLDELPQQLSNLKKLHHLDLSMNQFSTIPECVVNLPALEWLDMGGNSLESLPDNIHRMEKLHTLWLQRNYLEYLPDNISRMHNLDTLVLSKNKLRDIPSLMEGMTNLRFVNFRDNPLTYDVTLPDVKEEVAEEENDREMFGKEFMHHYIHEARRRGSQTYTSVLNVKLEGLIEEVA, encoded by the exons ATGACAGGCGtgactgtgtgttttggggCGGTGAACTCGATCAAAGCTTTATGGGAAACCAGGATAAAGAAGAACAAGGAGGAGCTGAAGAAAGATAAAgagcagagggagagagtggCTGTCGGAAG GTTGACAGGGACATGGGAGGATCGGATCACCTTGgccaaattaaaggaaaaaactgTGACTGAGGATGGGAGGATCATTCTACGCATTGAAAATGAAGAGTGGAAG ACTCTTCCTGCAGCGCTGGTCCAGCTCTCTCAGATTCAGGAATGGCAGCTTCACCGAACAGGGCTTCAGAAGATCCCACGCTTCATCTCTAGCTTTCAGAGCCTTATCGTTCTCGACCTGTCCCGCAACGCAATCGCAGAAATTCCTAAAGAAATTG GTAAGTTAACACGGTTACGAGAGCTGCTTGTGAGTTACAACAGACTGAACTGTATACCCGAGGAGTTATGCAGCTGTGAATGTTTGGAGCGACTAGAACTGGCAATGAACCGGGATCTGGATGAGCTTCCACAACAG CTCAGCAATCTGAAGAAACTCCACCACTTGGACCTCTCAATGAATCAATTCAGCACAATCCCTGAGTGTGTAGTGAATCTTCCTGCTCTCGAGTGGTTGGACATGGGTGGGAACAGTTTGGAGAGCCTACCAGATAACATCCACAG AATGGAGAAGTTGCACACACTGTGGCTCCAGAGAAATTATCTGGAGTATCTGCCGGACAACATCAGCCGTATGCACAATCTGGACACGCTGGTGCTCAGCAAGAACAAGCTGAGAGACATTCCTTCACTGATGGAGGGCATGACAAACCTTAG GTTTGTAAATTTCAGAGACAACCCTCTGACGTATGACGTGACTCTACCTGACGTAAAAGAGGAGGTAGCAGAGGAGGAGAATGACCGAGAGATGTTCGGCAAAGAATTCATGCACCATTACATCCATGAAGCCCGCAGAAGAG GATCCCAGACTTATACATCAGTGCTAAATGTGAAGCTGGAGGGTTTGATAGAGGAAGTGGCATGA
- the rtca gene encoding RNA 3'-terminal phosphate cyclase, with translation MAATAFEMDGSVMEGGGQILRISAALSCIQGTSLKLNKIRAGRSTPGLRPQHLSGLELLRDMCDGNLEGATVGSSEIALTPRKIKCGNYIADTQTAGSVGLLLQISLPCALFAEGPSELCLKGGTNAEMAPQIDYTLKVFKPIVERFGVQFDCDLRMRGYYPKGGGEVVVKVNPVKELSPISMTERGTITKIYGRAFVAGVLPFKLAKDMSAAAVRTIRKEIKDLYVNIQSLQEKDKACGNGNGIIIIAESSTGCIFAGSSLGKKGIYADKVGIEAAEMLLRNIRHNGCVDEFLQDQLIIFMALAKGTSRMRIGPITLHTQTAIHVAEQLTKAKFAIHKADDEHANTDTYIIECQGVGATNSHL, from the exons ATGGCCGCAACGGCGTTCGAGATGGACGGAAGTGTAATGGAAGGG ggAGGACAAATCCTGAGGATTTCAGCTGCACTGAGTTGTATCCAGGGAACCTCTCTGAAACTGAACAAAATCCGAGCAGGACGAAGCACCCCAGGGTTAAG GCCTCAGCATCTGTCAGGCTTGGAGCTGCTGAGGGACATGTGTGATGGGAACCTGGAGGGTGCCACTGTGGGATCCTCAGAGATCGCACTGACTCCCAGGAAGATCAAGTGTGGGAATTACATTGCTGATACACAGACAGCTGG GAGTGTGGGGCTTCTGCTGCAGATCTCGCTGCCCTGTGCATTGTTTGCTGAGGGACCTTCAGAGCTCTGTTTGAAAGGAGGAACCAATGCTGAGATGGCTCCACAGATTGATTACACACTTAAG gTGTTCAAACCCATCGTCGAAAGATTTGGCGTGCAATTTGACTGTGATTTAAGGATGAG AGGCTATTACCCTAAGGGTGGTGGAGAAGTGGTGGTAAAGGTGAACCCTGTAAAAGAGCTGAGTCCAATCAGCATGACAGAGAGAGGAACCATCACAAAGATCTATGGCCGTGCCTTTGTGGCTGGTGTGTTGCCTTTTAAG TTGGCGAAGGACATGTCTGCTGCAGCCGTGCGGACTATCCGAAAAGAGATAAAAGACCTTTACGTCAACATACAGTCTCTGCAAGAGAAGGACAAGGCCTGTGGAAATGGGAATGGCATCAT AATCATTGCAGAGTCATCTACAGGCTGTATTTTTGCTGGGTCATCTCTTGGAAAAAAAG GTATTTATGCAGATAAAGTTGGCATTGAGGCAGCTGAGATGCTCCTGAGGAACATCAGGCACAACGGCTGTGTGGACGAGTTCTTGCAAGACCAG CTGATTATCTTCATGGCCTTGGCTAAGGGCACGTCCCGGATGCGCATTGGACCAatcactctacacacacagacggccATCCATGTGGCCGAGCAGCTCACTAAG GCCAAGTTTGCAATACACAAAGCTGATGACGAACATGCCAACACTGACACCTACATCATCGAGTGCCAGGGTGTGGGTGCCACCAACTCCCACCTGTGA